One segment of Mycolicibacterium sp. YH-1 DNA contains the following:
- a CDS encoding glycoside hydrolase → MGSKPLANGRGRAFALAASVVLAAAMVYAQNTSAPCCDETAAVAPTDPGSAAPGAPDIASPAKAELMAASTPSAAWDFQFALPAGITPEQGLQVKTIWVARAISVLFPEITTIGGARQDPLKWHPNGLAIDVMIPNYHSEAGIELGNQIAGLALANAERWGVLHVIWRQGFYPGIGAPSWTENYGNETANHFDHVHIATNGGGYPTGKETYFIGSMNPAPSN, encoded by the coding sequence GTGGGCAGCAAACCGTTAGCCAACGGACGAGGCCGCGCATTCGCGCTCGCGGCCTCTGTCGTGCTGGCCGCAGCCATGGTCTACGCCCAGAACACATCGGCGCCCTGCTGCGATGAGACTGCGGCGGTGGCGCCAACAGACCCGGGATCGGCAGCGCCCGGCGCCCCCGACATCGCCAGCCCCGCGAAGGCGGAGTTGATGGCGGCGAGCACGCCGTCGGCAGCCTGGGACTTCCAGTTCGCGCTACCCGCAGGCATCACGCCGGAGCAGGGCCTGCAGGTCAAGACCATCTGGGTGGCCCGCGCCATCAGCGTGTTGTTTCCTGAGATCACCACGATCGGCGGGGCCCGGCAGGACCCCTTGAAGTGGCATCCCAACGGGTTGGCGATCGATGTGATGATCCCGAACTACCACTCCGAGGCGGGTATCGAGCTCGGCAACCAGATCGCCGGGTTGGCGCTGGCCAATGCGGAGCGCTGGGGCGTGCTCCACGTGATCTGGCGGCAGGGCTTCTACCCCGGCATCGGCGCGCCGAGTTGGACCGAGAACTACGGCAATGAGACGGCCAACCACTTCGACCACGTGCACATCGCCACCAACGGCGGCGGGTATCCGACCGGCAAAGAGACCTACTTCATCGGGTCGATGAACCCAGCGCCGTCGAACTGA
- a CDS encoding quinone oxidoreductase, which yields MKAVTMNGAGGREVLEYVEGPDPTPGPGEALVEIAHAGVNFMDIGVRQGMAWTEVPDPKILGVEGAGRVLALGEGVEDISIGQRVAWVYAPGSYAERIAIPATSLVPIPDAIDDRVAASVMMQGLTASHFATDFYPVQPGDTAFVHAAAGGLGLLLTQIIKLRGGHVIGRVSSEAKVSAAKEAGADHVIVDSEGRFAQEALRLTGGEGVHVVYDGSGPSTFQGSLDVLRRSGTFCWYGPVLGGPGPIDIMSLPRSIKIGYAVFGDHIATPALLRAHTAQLFDWIADGKLKVQIFGEYPLADAAQAHADMENRKSVGKLLLVP from the coding sequence ATGAAGGCAGTGACGATGAACGGCGCCGGCGGCCGGGAAGTGCTGGAGTACGTCGAGGGTCCCGATCCCACGCCGGGTCCTGGCGAGGCACTGGTGGAGATCGCCCACGCGGGCGTGAACTTCATGGACATCGGTGTGCGACAGGGCATGGCGTGGACCGAAGTCCCCGATCCGAAGATCCTCGGCGTTGAGGGTGCCGGGCGCGTCCTGGCCTTGGGCGAGGGCGTCGAGGACATCTCCATCGGCCAGCGGGTGGCCTGGGTGTACGCGCCGGGAAGCTACGCCGAGCGGATCGCGATTCCGGCGACGTCGCTGGTGCCGATCCCCGACGCGATCGATGACCGTGTGGCCGCTTCGGTGATGATGCAGGGCCTCACCGCAAGCCACTTCGCGACCGACTTCTACCCGGTGCAGCCCGGTGACACCGCGTTCGTCCACGCCGCCGCCGGGGGCCTGGGCCTGCTGCTGACCCAGATCATCAAGCTGCGCGGCGGCCACGTCATCGGCCGCGTCTCCTCGGAGGCCAAGGTTTCCGCGGCCAAGGAGGCCGGAGCCGACCACGTGATCGTCGACAGTGAGGGCCGGTTCGCGCAGGAGGCACTACGGCTCACCGGGGGCGAAGGCGTGCACGTCGTCTATGACGGCTCCGGACCCTCGACATTCCAGGGATCACTCGACGTGCTCCGCCGATCCGGCACGTTCTGCTGGTATGGCCCGGTGCTCGGCGGACCCGGTCCGATCGACATCATGAGCCTGCCGAGGAGCATCAAGATCGGCTACGCGGTGTTCGGCGACCACATCGCCACTCCTGCCCTCCTTCGCGCTCACACCGCACAGCTCTTCGACTGGATCGCCGACGGGAAGCTCAAGGTCCAGATCTTCGGCGAGTATCCCCTGGCCGATGCGGCACAAGCCCACGCCGACATGGAGAACCGCAAGTCGGTGGGCAAGCTGTTACTGGTGCCGTGA
- a CDS encoding TetR/AcrR family transcriptional regulator, translating to MARTRQFDADNALDAAIGVFREHGFEGSSAQMLVAAMGIGRQSLYATFGDKWQLYCSAVRRYGMGECAAHLDALRSGPRAIDGIEAMLRRVVETADQPCLGVGSICEFGASRPDLAEINDALAAGLHAAVAGRIRDAQREGDIAVDIDPDVAVGFLVGNISGIRVAGRGGADPTALTEMATMTLRAIR from the coding sequence ATGGCCAGAACTCGTCAGTTCGACGCGGACAACGCGCTTGACGCCGCGATTGGCGTCTTTCGCGAGCATGGGTTCGAGGGCAGTTCCGCCCAGATGCTGGTGGCGGCGATGGGGATCGGACGGCAGAGCCTCTACGCGACCTTCGGTGACAAGTGGCAGCTGTACTGCTCGGCGGTCCGGCGGTACGGGATGGGCGAGTGCGCTGCCCACCTCGATGCCCTAAGAAGTGGCCCACGTGCCATCGACGGTATCGAGGCGATGTTGCGCAGAGTGGTCGAAACAGCCGATCAGCCGTGTCTTGGCGTCGGCTCGATCTGTGAGTTCGGCGCATCGCGGCCCGATCTCGCCGAGATCAACGACGCCCTGGCGGCCGGTTTGCACGCCGCCGTCGCGGGACGGATTCGCGACGCACAGCGGGAGGGCGACATCGCCGTCGACATCGATCCCGACGTCGCCGTCGGGTTCCTCGTCGGCAACATCTCCGGCATCCGCGTCGCTGGCCGCGGCGGCGCGGATCCCACCGCCCTGACCGAGATGGCCACGATGACGTTGCGGGCGATCCGATAG